The following are encoded in a window of Clostridium thermarum genomic DNA:
- a CDS encoding type I restriction-modification system subunit M gives MITGELRSKVDKIWETFWTGGITNPLEVIEQFTYLLFIKGLDDMETTKENEAVLLMIDYEGIFPNDKQHLRWSKFKNEEAGEMYRIVSEEVFPFIKNLHGKKDSAYAKYMGDAIFKIPTPLMLSKIVDGISNLNMENQDTKGDLYEYLLSKIATAGTNGQFRTPRHIIDMMVKLMKPKPEDIIVDPAAGSAGFLVSAQQYLRDNHSDLFLVQSLKEHFNNDMFYGFDMDRTMLRIGAMNMMLHGVDNPNIEYRDSLSEANTDKEKYTLVLANPPFKGSLDYEAVSADLLKITKTKKTELLFLALFLRILKPGGRCASIVPDGVLFGSTGGHKSIRQEIVDNHKLEAIISMPSGVFKPYAGVSTAIMIFTKTGTGGTDKVWFYDMKADGYSLDDKRNPIEDNDIPDIIKRFNNLDKEVDRKRTEQSFFVDVKEIRENDYDLSINKYKEIVYEEVEYEAPSVILQRIKGLEEEIIQGINELERIIEGK, from the coding sequence ATGATTACAGGCGAATTAAGAAGTAAAGTAGATAAAATATGGGAGACCTTTTGGACTGGTGGAATTACTAACCCACTAGAGGTTATTGAACAGTTTACATACCTTTTATTTATCAAAGGATTAGACGATATGGAAACCACAAAGGAAAATGAAGCAGTACTTTTAATGATAGATTATGAAGGGATTTTTCCAAATGATAAGCAGCACTTACGATGGAGTAAGTTTAAAAATGAAGAAGCAGGAGAAATGTATAGAATAGTTTCAGAAGAGGTTTTTCCGTTCATAAAAAACCTTCATGGAAAGAAAGATTCTGCCTATGCAAAATATATGGGAGATGCTATATTTAAAATTCCAACGCCTTTGATGCTTTCTAAGATAGTGGATGGTATTTCAAACTTAAATATGGAAAACCAAGACACAAAGGGAGACTTGTATGAATACCTGTTATCAAAGATTGCTACGGCAGGAACTAATGGACAATTTAGAACTCCAAGACACATAATTGATATGATGGTTAAGCTAATGAAGCCAAAACCAGAAGATATAATTGTAGACCCAGCCGCAGGCTCAGCAGGCTTCCTTGTATCAGCGCAGCAATATTTAAGAGATAACCACAGTGATCTTTTCTTAGTTCAGAGTTTAAAGGAGCACTTTAATAATGATATGTTCTATGGCTTTGATATGGATAGAACAATGCTTAGAATTGGTGCTATGAATATGATGCTACATGGTGTTGATAATCCGAACATAGAATATAGGGATTCACTATCTGAGGCAAATACAGATAAAGAGAAATATACTTTAGTTTTAGCAAATCCGCCTTTTAAAGGGAGCTTAGATTATGAAGCTGTATCAGCAGATCTATTAAAAATAACAAAGACTAAGAAAACCGAGCTGTTATTCTTAGCCCTATTTTTAAGAATATTAAAGCCGGGTGGAAGATGCGCTTCTATAGTACCGGATGGAGTACTATTTGGATCAACAGGAGGACATAAATCAATAAGACAGGAAATCGTTGATAATCATAAGCTCGAAGCTATAATATCCATGCCAAGTGGAGTGTTTAAACCCTATGCAGGAGTATCAACAGCTATAATGATATTTACTAAAACCGGCACCGGTGGAACAGATAAGGTTTGGTTCTATGACATGAAAGCTGATGGCTACAGCTTGGATGATAAGAGAAATCCAATTGAGGATAATGATATCCCTGACATTATTAAGAGATTTAATAATCTGGACAAAGAAGTAGACAGGAAGAGAACAGAGCAGTCTTTCTTTGTTGATGTGAAAGAAATTAGAGAAAATGATTATGATTTATCTATAAATAAGTATAAGGAAATTGTGTATGAGGAAGTAGAGTATGAGGCTCCTAGTGTGATTCTGCAAAGGATTAAGGGGTTAGAAGAAGAGATAATTCAAGGAATAAATGAATTAGAAAGAATAATAGAAGGCAAGTGA
- a CDS encoding IS256 family transposase, giving the protein MNLLELPDIDLNKELSKCKNMEDLVGKNGLMQRLFGGIIQQFLEAEMEEHLSRKKYERQEDVDKNYRNGYSSKNIKTSFGEVAVDVPRDRKAEFEPKIVRKYETVCNELDKKVIGLYARGMSVDDIKSEIDELYGVDISPAMISKITDKVMDTVVAWQNRALDPLYPIVYMDAVHFKVREDHRIITKAAYVCMALDLKGCKDILGIWIGEHEGAKFWLSVCNDLKNRGVQDIFIACMDGLKGLPDAIKAVFPVVNIQNCIVHQIRNSIKYIPSKDMNAFLKDLKTVYQAVNESMAVQSLQVLEEKWGDKYPIVIQSWKNNWENLSTYFDFPPEIRKIIYTTNALEGFNRQLRKFTKIRTVFPTDDSLIKALYLATEQIMLKWTAPIQNWASTLAQLSIRFDERLEQYL; this is encoded by the coding sequence ATGAACCTATTAGAATTACCAGATATAGATTTGAATAAGGAATTGAGTAAATGTAAGAACATGGAGGACCTTGTTGGCAAGAATGGATTAATGCAGAGATTGTTTGGAGGGATAATACAGCAGTTTCTAGAGGCAGAGATGGAGGAACACCTTAGCCGAAAAAAGTATGAGAGACAAGAGGATGTTGATAAAAATTATAGGAATGGGTATAGTTCAAAGAATATAAAAACTAGCTTTGGAGAAGTTGCAGTAGATGTTCCAAGAGACAGAAAAGCAGAATTTGAGCCAAAGATAGTCAGAAAATATGAAACTGTGTGCAATGAGCTTGATAAGAAGGTTATAGGCCTTTATGCTAGAGGTATGTCTGTGGATGACATTAAATCAGAAATAGATGAACTGTACGGGGTAGATATTTCCCCAGCAATGATTTCTAAGATCACTGATAAAGTAATGGATACAGTTGTTGCCTGGCAGAACAGGGCCCTAGATCCGCTGTATCCCATAGTATACATGGATGCTGTTCATTTTAAAGTAAGGGAGGATCATAGAATAATTACTAAAGCAGCCTATGTTTGTATGGCCCTAGATTTGAAGGGCTGTAAGGACATTCTTGGAATATGGATTGGTGAACACGAGGGAGCAAAATTCTGGTTATCAGTTTGTAATGACTTGAAAAACAGAGGGGTTCAGGATATATTCATAGCCTGTATGGATGGTCTTAAAGGGCTTCCAGATGCAATTAAAGCTGTTTTCCCAGTAGTTAATATTCAGAACTGCATAGTACATCAGATAAGAAACTCTATAAAGTATATCCCCTCAAAGGATATGAACGCCTTTTTGAAGGATTTAAAGACTGTGTACCAAGCCGTAAATGAGTCAATGGCAGTTCAGTCATTGCAAGTGCTAGAGGAAAAGTGGGGAGATAAGTATCCAATAGTTATACAATCATGGAAAAACAATTGGGAGAACTTGTCTACTTACTTTGATTTTCCACCGGAAATACGAAAGATAATCTATACGACCAATGCATTGGAAGGTTTTAATAGACAACTTAGAAAGTTTACAAAGATTCGGACAGTATTTCCTACTGATGATTCTCTTATAAAGGCTCTATATCTTGCCACGGAGCAGATAATGCTTAAATGGACCGCACCTATCCAGAATTGGGCCAGCACACTGGCACAACTTAGTATACGGTTTGATGAAAGGCTTGAACAATATCTGTAA
- a CDS encoding transposase: protein MPYSDFAVDKDKNVISKCPSGNEPVESYNSSKSYSAKFKKSDCEKCPLRDQCPIKQQKEFNIVRVSEKRYNKDLQRAKMSLPEYIELTNQRAGVEGIPSVLRRRYRIDTMPVRGLLRSKLWVGFKIAAYNFKKLLAQLLKKGEVALANLFFTFLLNFSVTSTVE from the coding sequence TTGCCTTACTCTGATTTTGCTGTGGATAAAGATAAAAATGTAATAAGCAAATGTCCGAGTGGTAATGAGCCCGTCGAGTCTTATAACAGCTCAAAATCATATAGTGCTAAGTTTAAAAAGTCGGATTGTGAAAAATGTCCCCTTAGAGACCAATGCCCGATTAAACAACAAAAGGAGTTTAACATTGTACGTGTTAGCGAAAAAAGATACAATAAAGACCTTCAAAGGGCTAAAATGTCTCTGCCAGAATATATAGAACTTACGAATCAGCGAGCAGGTGTTGAGGGTATACCTTCTGTACTTAGAAGAAGGTATAGAATTGACACCATGCCCGTCAGGGGACTTTTGCGCTCAAAATTATGGGTTGGATTTAAAATCGCAGCCTATAATTTTAAAAAGCTGCTAGCGCAGCTCCTTAAGAAAGGAGAAGTCGCTTTAGCCAATTTGTTTTTTACCTTTTTATTAAATTTTTCGGTAACTTCTACTGTAGAATAG
- the istB gene encoding IS21-like element helper ATPase IstB, translating to MSFQSLGETTRINRCLKQAKFDVIKTFENYSFKDIEIPEKLPLESIRNADFIDRRENLILYGGVGTGKTHLATAIGVEVINKGKRVRFFRTAALVNELVEAKASGELKRFFKSIEKCDLLICDEWGYLPLSAEGAQLLFQVISDCYERRSLIITTNLEFGRWNSIFYDERLTSAIIDRIIHHSYLLLFKGGSYRIQHSTIN from the coding sequence ATGAGCTTCCAGAGCCTTGGAGAAACTACTAGAATCAACAGATGCCTAAAACAGGCTAAATTTGATGTAATTAAAACATTTGAAAACTACAGTTTTAAGGATATAGAGATTCCAGAAAAACTTCCTCTGGAGAGCATAAGAAACGCAGATTTCATTGATAGAAGGGAAAACCTTATCCTCTACGGTGGTGTAGGTACAGGCAAGACTCACCTTGCTACCGCAATTGGAGTAGAGGTAATAAATAAGGGGAAACGAGTAAGATTTTTTAGGACAGCCGCACTTGTTAATGAGCTTGTAGAAGCTAAGGCATCTGGAGAACTAAAAAGATTTTTTAAGTCAATAGAAAAATGTGATTTGCTTATTTGTGATGAGTGGGGCTATCTTCCCCTTAGTGCTGAGGGAGCACAGCTTTTATTCCAAGTTATTTCGGATTGCTATGAACGTAGGAGTTTAATCATAACCACTAATCTTGAATTCGGCAGATGGAACAGTATTTTCTATGACGAAAGGCTTACTAGTGCGATCATTGATAGGATAATACACCATAGTTATCTCCTTCTTTTCAAGGGGGGGAGTTACAGAATACAACACTCAACCATAAATTAA
- a CDS encoding glutaredoxin: MKITMYGAAICPDCVEAKAILEKREDIQLEYKNITESTRTLKEFLAYRDNDELFKEVISEGRIGIPFFILEDGRKTLDIFDYIDEEKPQPVKNVCSIDGTGC; this comes from the coding sequence ATGAAAATAACTATGTACGGAGCAGCAATTTGCCCAGACTGTGTTGAAGCAAAAGCCATCTTGGAGAAAAGAGAAGATATCCAGTTGGAATACAAAAATATTACCGAAAGCACAAGAACATTAAAGGAGTTCTTGGCATATCGCGATAATGATGAATTGTTTAAAGAAGTTATTAGCGAAGGCAGAATCGGAATTCCATTCTTTATTTTAGAGGATGGGAGAAAGACCCTTGATATTTTTGATTATATTGATGAAGAAAAACCACAACCGGTTAAGAATGTTTGCTCCATTGATGGAACTGGGTGCTAG
- a CDS encoding DUF1361 domain-containing protein, with protein sequence MSFYNKLAAQKHIAGILGVFLILSFAGCVMAIVRVLYTGETSFLFLIWNLFLAWIPFTMALLIDYICRYYKSGGLKKLMLFGSGAIWLFFYPNAPYLITDYIHFSRMRFFSFMGGYNMNFIVWYDFVMFSLFIFTGFLLGFVSLYTVQKLVAVRLNKFTGWLMVIGTLLLSSFGIYLGRFIRWNTWDIIENPVGLIKSVLGSLNRHSVAFTITFGMFLVLAYVGLYFIARLSRYEVVLNREG encoded by the coding sequence ATGAGTTTTTACAACAAGTTAGCAGCTCAGAAGCATATTGCTGGTATTTTAGGGGTATTTCTGATTTTATCCTTTGCAGGATGTGTAATGGCCATAGTTCGAGTGCTTTATACAGGGGAGACAAGTTTTTTGTTTCTGATTTGGAATCTTTTTCTTGCCTGGATACCTTTTACGATGGCTCTGCTCATAGATTATATTTGCAGATACTATAAATCCGGTGGATTAAAAAAACTGATGCTTTTTGGTAGTGGAGCTATATGGCTATTCTTTTACCCAAATGCACCCTACTTAATAACAGACTATATTCATTTCAGCAGAATGAGATTTTTCTCTTTTATGGGTGGCTACAATATGAACTTCATAGTGTGGTATGATTTTGTGATGTTCTCACTATTTATATTTACAGGGTTTTTGCTAGGTTTTGTTTCTCTTTATACGGTTCAAAAATTAGTGGCTGTTAGGCTTAATAAGTTCACTGGATGGCTGATGGTGATAGGTACCTTATTATTAAGTAGCTTTGGCATATATCTTGGAAGGTTTATTAGGTGGAACACTTGGGATATCATTGAAAATCCGGTGGGCTTAATAAAGAGTGTTTTGGGAAGTTTGAATAGGCACTCTGTGGCTTTTACAATCACTTTTGGGATGTTTTTGGTGCTTGCATATGTAGGGCTTTATTTTATTGCAAGGTTGAGTAGGTATGAGGTGGTTTTGAATAGAGAAGGTTAG
- a CDS encoding IS3 family transposase, producing the protein MLHKPMDVLAAYYDFDAARIAIFEYIESWYNRKRLHSSIVYMTPQQLEEALRKTA; encoded by the coding sequence ATTTTACACAAACCTATGGACGTTCTCGCTGCATACTATGACTTTGATGCTGCAAGGATAGCTATATTTGAATACATAGAATCCTGGTACAATAGAAAAAGGCTTCATAGCAGTATCGTTTATATGACACCTCAACAGCTTGAAGAAGCCTTAAGAAAAACTGCATAA
- a CDS encoding restriction endonuclease subunit S, which produces MEQGLQDVFIFIRNGASIKQGELDGGYPITRIETIANSRIDLNRMGYAGIEELGNYEDYLLKDGDILMSHINSEKHLGKTAIFENLDVDIIHGMNLLCLRPNKEILYPKYAYYYFNSPLFKNQLPSITKKSVNQASFSVNDLKKLKICIPERVVQEKVAKVLDKSKELIDKRKAQIEDLDELVKSRFIEMFGDPIKNNKGWDKIAIGDKFQIKTGATPSRKENVYWENGSIPWVKTTELKEYVITETEEYITEEGFNNSSVNMLPKNTILVAMYGQGKTRGMTGKLGIEATTNQACAAILPNEDENMDFIWYQLRLLYNDLRDLGRGGNQPNLNTNLVKGYELIFPPMELQNQFADFVKQVDKLKFEMEKSLKELEDNFNSLMQKAFKGELFN; this is translated from the coding sequence ATGGAGCAAGGATTACAAGATGTTTTTATTTTTATTAGAAATGGAGCAAGTATAAAGCAGGGAGAACTTGATGGAGGATATCCCATTACAAGAATTGAAACAATTGCAAACTCAAGGATTGATTTGAATAGAATGGGGTATGCAGGTATTGAGGAATTAGGAAATTATGAAGATTACCTACTAAAAGATGGAGATATATTGATGTCTCATATAAATAGTGAGAAACATCTAGGAAAAACTGCTATATTTGAAAATTTAGATGTGGATATAATACATGGAATGAATTTATTATGCTTAAGACCGAATAAAGAAATATTGTATCCTAAATATGCTTATTATTATTTTAATAGTCCTTTATTCAAAAATCAGTTACCAAGCATAACTAAGAAGTCTGTAAATCAAGCCAGCTTTTCAGTCAATGATTTAAAGAAATTGAAGATTTGTATTCCTGAGAGAGTGGTTCAGGAAAAAGTAGCAAAAGTATTAGACAAATCCAAAGAATTAATAGACAAAAGAAAAGCTCAAATAGAAGATTTAGATGAATTAGTCAAATCGAGATTTATCGAGATGTTTGGGGATCCAATCAAAAACAATAAAGGTTGGGATAAGATAGCAATTGGAGATAAGTTTCAAATTAAGACTGGAGCAACTCCAAGTAGAAAAGAAAATGTATATTGGGAAAACGGAAGTATTCCATGGGTAAAAACTACAGAATTAAAAGAGTATGTAATCACTGAAACAGAAGAGTATATTACGGAAGAAGGATTTAATAATAGCTCGGTTAATATGTTGCCCAAAAACACAATATTAGTTGCTATGTATGGTCAAGGTAAAACTCGTGGAATGACTGGAAAGCTTGGAATTGAGGCAACTACAAATCAAGCATGTGCAGCAATATTACCTAATGAAGATGAAAATATGGATTTTATATGGTATCAATTAAGATTATTATATAATGATTTAAGAGATTTAGGTAGAGGAGGAAATCAACCTAATTTAAATACTAATTTAGTAAAAGGCTATGAGTTGATTTTCCCACCAATGGAACTTCAAAATCAATTTGCAGACTTTGTTAAGCAAGTCGACAAATTGAAATTTGAAATGGAGAAGAGTTTGAAAGAACTGGAGGATAACTTTAATTCGTTAATGCAAAAAGCATTTAAGGGAGAATTATTTAATTGA
- a CDS encoding leucine-rich repeat domain-containing protein, with translation MNSRIAIIKSKLDLLKSLDKDFSIFGSKEHRYISKKVDISEIERFENKYDCLLPTARTSSIGFYDWYEHWLDSCLYPGVIVNDPGMPSSSPQNVQALNYHGKKLTMIPEHVFGCTNLTELNLTYNNLTNVTPKILKLQKIEKLNLNHNKLGLIPFIISGLKNLKVLELAANEIEYWGKSISLFNKIEYLIRKQNATLGFENLEFLNISSNKLKQIPNEIRRFKKLKRLWISYNCIESVSEYICELKELEDLSIWSNKLKKLPKSIGNIEGLKKLDLYNNQLKEIPETIGNLKNLKELILYSNKLEAVPASIGNLKSLEILNLSSNKIKKLPDEIGHLNNLKVLDLSGNNISELPNSMSSMKSLKELYINKNLYYSMDIRKKFPNVTVIPTER, from the coding sequence ATGAATTCAAGAATAGCAATTATAAAAAGTAAACTTGATTTATTAAAGTCATTGGATAAAGACTTTTCTATCTTTGGGTCTAAAGAGCATAGGTATATTTCCAAAAAAGTAGATATATCAGAAATAGAAAGGTTTGAAAACAAATATGACTGTTTGTTACCAACAGCAAGGACTTCGAGTATAGGTTTTTATGATTGGTATGAGCATTGGTTAGATTCATGTTTATATCCAGGCGTAATAGTTAATGACCCTGGTATGCCTTCGAGTAGTCCGCAAAATGTCCAGGCATTAAATTATCATGGTAAGAAGCTTACCATGATACCTGAACATGTCTTTGGATGTACAAATTTGACTGAATTAAATCTTACTTACAACAATTTAACTAATGTTACGCCCAAAATTCTTAAGTTACAGAAGATTGAAAAACTAAATCTAAATCATAATAAATTAGGACTTATACCTTTCATAATTAGTGGCCTAAAAAATCTTAAGGTTCTTGAATTAGCAGCGAATGAAATTGAATATTGGGGAAAAAGTATATCTTTATTTAACAAGATAGAATATCTTATAAGAAAACAAAATGCCACACTAGGCTTTGAGAATTTGGAGTTTTTAAATATTTCATCTAATAAACTTAAACAAATACCAAATGAAATAAGAAGGTTTAAAAAACTAAAAAGGTTATGGATAAGTTACAATTGTATTGAATCAGTTTCAGAATATATTTGTGAATTAAAGGAATTAGAAGATTTATCGATTTGGTCAAATAAGCTTAAGAAACTGCCTAAATCTATTGGAAATATAGAGGGGTTAAAAAAATTAGATTTATATAATAATCAGCTAAAAGAAATTCCGGAAACCATAGGAAACCTAAAAAATCTTAAAGAATTAATCTTATATTCCAACAAACTTGAAGCTGTGCCAGCTTCCATAGGTAATTTAAAGAGTCTTGAGATATTAAACTTAAGTAGTAATAAGATAAAAAAGCTGCCGGATGAAATAGGACACCTAAATAACTTAAAGGTATTAGATTTAAGCGGCAATAATATTAGTGAATTACCTAATTCAATGTCAAGTATGAAGAGTTTAAAGGAGCTTTATATAAACAAAAACCTTTATTATAGTATGGATATACGAAAAAAATTTCCTAATGTAACGGTTATTCCAACGGAGAGGTGA
- a CDS encoding transposase, with amino-acid sequence MFCRNNVQQTSLLDPIAQMPKYLQDILKKSWAQAFRDQIFPLINEDRFSVIYSCDQASRPNTPVNVIIGLLMIKEIFQQSDEELIGSLHFDKRYQYALCTTNYDKQPVSINTLTNFRNRVIDYE; translated from the coding sequence ATGTTTTGCAGAAATAACGTTCAACAAACTTCATTATTAGACCCTATTGCTCAAATGCCAAAATATCTTCAAGATATTCTAAAGAAAAGTTGGGCTCAAGCTTTTAGGGATCAGATTTTCCCTCTAATAAATGAGGACCGTTTTTCTGTAATTTATAGTTGTGATCAAGCTTCAAGACCTAATACTCCTGTTAATGTGATTATAGGCCTTCTTATGATAAAAGAAATATTTCAACAGTCTGATGAAGAGCTCATAGGCTCACTTCATTTTGATAAAAGATACCAGTACGCCCTTTGTACAACTAATTATGATAAACAACCAGTATCCATCAATACTTTAACCAATTTCAGAAATAGGGTTATTGACTATGAGTAA
- the istA gene encoding IS21 family transposase, with protein MLTMYRIHYIKELSQFEGKSLREISRITGHAFATVQKYVDKEDFNHSPQRRSKNELKIDKYKELIDSWLEADLTAPKKQRHTAKRVYDRLEEVFGDRLDLSLKTVQYYVSAKKKELFSKKDGSLPLNHPAGEAQVDFGEATFIENGEEFTGYYLNMSFPYSNGGYVQIFRGQNQECFLQGVKNIFEHVGRVPYKIWFDNLSAAVISINKDGDRTLTQQFERFAAHYKFQVNFCNPASGNEKGNVENKVGYHRRNLFVPIPAFKNIDDYNKLLLQICDNDMDRKHYKNDVTIKELFNDDLKKMFLLPAAGFEIHRIFSATADNYGKVKFETNTYSTSPALAGKKVLIKATAFQVIILDEKYGHVVTHRRLYCKNAESMNWIPYLSTLARRPNALKYTDFYNELPEPWRNY; from the coding sequence ATGTTAACAATGTATAGAATTCATTATATCAAAGAACTAAGTCAATTTGAAGGAAAAAGTTTAAGGGAGATTAGCAGGATAACAGGACATGCATTTGCAACTGTGCAAAAGTATGTTGATAAGGAAGATTTCAACCATAGTCCACAGCGAAGAAGTAAAAATGAGTTGAAAATAGATAAATATAAGGAACTAATAGATTCATGGCTTGAGGCTGATTTGACAGCACCAAAAAAGCAACGTCATACAGCGAAGCGTGTGTATGACAGGCTAGAAGAGGTGTTTGGCGATAGGCTTGACCTGTCACTAAAAACAGTTCAGTATTATGTTTCTGCAAAAAAGAAAGAACTGTTTAGCAAAAAGGATGGCTCGTTGCCGCTTAACCATCCTGCCGGTGAGGCTCAGGTGGATTTTGGAGAGGCAACTTTCATTGAAAACGGTGAAGAGTTTACCGGATACTATTTAAACATGTCATTTCCTTATAGCAATGGAGGATATGTGCAAATCTTTAGAGGTCAGAACCAGGAATGTTTCCTTCAAGGGGTGAAGAATATTTTTGAGCATGTGGGGAGGGTTCCTTATAAAATCTGGTTTGACAATTTATCTGCAGCAGTGATAAGTATAAATAAAGATGGTGATCGAACTCTTACTCAACAATTTGAAAGATTCGCCGCTCACTACAAATTCCAGGTTAATTTTTGCAACCCTGCAAGTGGTAATGAGAAAGGTAACGTTGAGAACAAGGTAGGTTACCATAGAAGAAATTTATTTGTGCCTATACCCGCTTTCAAGAACATTGATGACTATAATAAGTTACTTTTGCAGATTTGCGATAATGACATGGATAGAAAGCACTATAAGAATGATGTAACTATAAAAGAGCTCTTTAACGATGACTTAAAGAAGATGTTTCTTCTACCGGCGGCAGGATTTGAAATACATAGAATATTTAGTGCAACTGCAGACAATTATGGCAAGGTTAAATTTGAAACCAATACATACTCTACTTCTCCAGCGTTAGCTGGTAAGAAAGTTCTCATCAAGGCTACAGCATTTCAGGTTATTATACTTGATGAAAAATATGGCCACGTAGTTACACATAGAAGGCTGTACTGCAAGAATGCAGAAAGTATGAACTGGATCCCATACTTATCCACACTAGCACGAAGACCCAATGCATTAAAATATACTGATTTTTACAATGAGCTTCCAGAGCCTTGGAGAAACTACTAG